In Panacibacter microcysteis, the genomic stretch TAGTCGAAAACATTGCCGGCAATGTGGTCTTTTCTGTCGATGATTACTACGTCCTGGTTGTTATCGGCAAGTATTCTGCCGATGGTGCTTCCTGTTAGTCCTGAACCTACAATTACAAAGTCTGCCTTGATCATAAGCTGGTGGTTAGTTGATAAGATAATGATTGTAAAAAATAAACACGCTTGTCCTGTTGGGCAAGCGTGTAATATAAACGCTTATTTAGATTAAAAATTTTGCGCGGAATGAATTAGTATGCACCTTCTCCTGTTATTACTACGATTGGCGTTTTAAGCAGAATTTTTGCATCAAGCAGAAGGCTATAATTTTCTATATATTCAGTATCATGTTCAATCATGAATTCTGCACTTGTATTATTTACCCTGTCACGAATCTGCCATAGTCCTGTAATACCAGGACGTACCAGGCAACGTACTTCTTTGAATTCAGGCAAATGTTTCAGCATAAACGGAACAAGTGGTCTTGGACCGATGATGCTCATATCACCTTTCAATACATTGAACAACTGAGGCAGTTCATCAATACTTGTTTTACGGATTATTTTACCAATCCAGGTAATGCGGGAGTCATTTTTAACTTTGTGCAAAATTCCTTTTTCCTGGCCGGCCAAAGCAACTTCGTAGTCTGATTTTTTAATGCTTTGATCACTAACCATTGAGCGGAACTTGAAACACCTGAAGTTATCTCCACGATAACCAACACGTTCGTTCGAATAAAGAACAGGTCCTTTAGACGTCAGCTTTACCAATATAGCTACAACAATAAGAATCGGAGAAAAGAAAACAATAAGCATTGAGGAAGCGACAATATCAAAAGTTCTCTTTAAGATCACTTGAAATTTTTTCGCTTGAAGGGATTGTTCAATGGCACGTTTTTTTTCAGGGTAGGACGTCTCGAGATGAATGTGCAATACGGACTCTTGCACTACATTTTGCTTTTGTAAAAGGTTTACTTCCATAGATTTGAGTTTTTATTCTGGTTTTTACGGGATACGAGTTTACTTTTATTTTGCCTCTTAAATTTTTCGTCGTTTATATTTTTCTGCATATTCAGTATAAATTAAGTTAATAACGTTGAAATATTTTAAAGCTTATCATATACGCCCATATTTTGCGTATCATGACAAGAACTCAAAACAATCGGCAATTATTCACTTTTCTGAAAAAGCATACGTGCGAAGCAATAGAATAATTTTCATCAGAGTACTGGGTTTACGGATTAAATTTTCTAGGTACTTGATTCCCATTACTCTAAACTCATCTGTGGCAAACATAAACTTTTTATTTTAAAAAAAACAAGCCCCATTCAAAAAAATTATAAATTAATTATGAATTTATTTCTGTTTAAAGCTTATTATAAGTTTGTTTAAATATATATAATTTTCTGCCATACATAAGAAGCGTTTACTCATCTTCCATTTAATGTATAAGTTGGTGGGTTTGTTTTACGATTCCCATTACGAAGACACTTTGCACCTGTCCTATATTATCGCTTTGACTTAATTTATTCACATGAAAGTCGTAGTAGGCATCCATATTTTCAGCAACGACCTTAAGCATAAAGTCGAATTGCCCTGAAATATTGTAACACTCTATTACCTCGTTCATTTCATGAATGGCCTTTATGAACCGTGCGCCTGCATTTTTGTTGTGTTGTTTTAATGAAACATAACAAATTACCATGAGGCCTTTTTTTACCTTGGCATGATCCAGTA encodes the following:
- a CDS encoding sugar transferase; protein product: MEVNLLQKQNVVQESVLHIHLETSYPEKKRAIEQSLQAKKFQVILKRTFDIVASSMLIVFFSPILIVVAILVKLTSKGPVLYSNERVGYRGDNFRCFKFRSMVSDQSIKKSDYEVALAGQEKGILHKVKNDSRITWIGKIIRKTSIDELPQLFNVLKGDMSIIGPRPLVPFMLKHLPEFKEVRCLVRPGITGLWQIRDRVNNTSAEFMIEHDTEYIENYSLLLDAKILLKTPIVVITGEGAY
- a CDS encoding Lrp/AsnC family transcriptional regulator encodes the protein MEKFTQKEQVHSSNITLDSKDLAILIILQQNARATVKEISEKIHLSTTPVHERIKRMEESGVIRQYATLLDHAKVKKGLMVICYVSLKQHNKNAGARFIKAIHEMNEVIECYNISGQFDFMLKVVAENMDAYYDFHVNKLSQSDNIGQVQSVFVMGIVKQTHQLIH